A portion of the Pithys albifrons albifrons isolate INPA30051 chromosome 1, PitAlb_v1, whole genome shotgun sequence genome contains these proteins:
- the HMGB1 gene encoding high mobility group protein B1, whose product MGKGDPKKPRGKMSSYAFFVQTCREEHKKKHPDASVNFSEFSKKCSERWKTMSSKEKGKFEDMAKADKLRYEKEMKNYVPPKGETKKKFKDPNAPKRPPSAFFLFCSEFRPKIKGEHPGLSIGDVAKKLGEMWNNTAADDKQPYEKKAAKLKEKYEKDIAAYRAKGKVDGGKKVVAKAEKSKKKKEEEEDEDEDEEDEDDEEEEEEEDEDDDDDE is encoded by the exons ATGGGCAAGGGCGATCCTAAGAAGCCGAGAGGTAAAATGTCTTCATATGCCTTCTTTGTGCAAACCTGCCGGGAGGAGCACAAGAAGAAACATCCAGATGCTTCAGTGAACTTCTCAGAGTTCTCAAAAAAATGCTCAGAACGATGGAAG ACTATGTCTtctaaggagaaagggaaatttGAAGATATGGCAAAGGCTGACAAGCTTcgttatgaaaaagaaatgaaaaactatGTACCACCTAAgggggaaacaaaaaagaagtttAAGGATCCAAATGCACCGAAGAGGCCTCC TTCggcttttttcttgttttgctctgAGTTTCGTCCAAAAATCAAAGGAGAACATCCTGGTCTGTCCATTGGAGATGTTGCAAAGAAACTGGGAGAGATGTGGAACAACACCGCTGCAGATGATAAACAGCCTTATGAAAAAAAGGCTGCTAAGCTGAAGGAGAAGTATGAAAAG gaTATTGCTGCATACCGGGCCAAAGGGAAGGTTGATGGAGGCAAAAAAGTAGTTGCCAAGGCTGAGAAGagcaagaagaagaaggaggaagaggaagatgaggacGAAGATGAAgaggatgaagatgatgaagaggaggaagaagaggaggatgaagatgatgatgatgatgaataa